A DNA window from Thermoanaerobaculales bacterium contains the following coding sequences:
- a CDS encoding transglutaminaseTgpA domain-containing protein: MTAGAAYRQLAGLLLLTALAPLPFLYVVTPPFWLVPAVVGAVLVVRPSWSLRLSPLVQNALAIAILVAVAAAGGARLGPMRPLGHLLLLLAAVRAVQIADRRSFLRGAPLFVLVWVVSLTASTHVTVVAYFAASAAIWWWAGMQIQLLGVTGAGGVVRPRHAVAAALAALLLAVPVFLVVPRLRSPWIAGRGSIQSVTGFSSRVELAGIGSIARSQERALVMRAVDGRPIQPGWTRLRATGYERVTVGSWAPRSADRHREPLVGAIRMAEGPADRRAAVELEVTLDRPHEYLFLPEGTVEVEVDRPVLVDPAGGLVLRSEDARPMRYTVWVGGGAELWRDDPPQRGGPRFEALPEVRALAERITGGLDSAEDRARAIEAHLQSRYAYSMAGMGRIGPDPMAWFLLRSRSGHCEYFAGGMVVLLDALDIPARMVGGFSGGSIASGGDQLVVRQSNAHTWVEVWLGPQRGWATFDPTPAANVPGLSVGRARDRLRFTWEWLQASWDRYVLTFGMAEQMDLLSVLAERIVAPLLAHWRSAAIVLAALAVAIVAATAVHRRPRRSRLRAPGAARSPAARAIARLVRLLERGGSPVPAAATVRRIGRAAAVRWPEAAGPIGELADAAERELYAGGPTPVRAFEVRRAWSELRRAIRSSRGA, encoded by the coding sequence GTGACGGCCGGCGCCGCCTACCGCCAGCTTGCCGGGCTGCTGCTGCTGACGGCGCTCGCGCCGTTGCCTTTTCTGTACGTCGTCACGCCGCCGTTCTGGCTGGTCCCGGCCGTTGTCGGCGCCGTGCTGGTGGTGCGCCCGTCGTGGTCGCTGCGGCTGTCGCCGCTGGTCCAGAACGCTCTCGCCATCGCAATCCTGGTGGCGGTTGCGGCCGCCGGCGGCGCGCGGCTGGGCCCGATGCGGCCGCTCGGCCACCTGCTGCTGCTGCTCGCCGCCGTGCGCGCGGTCCAGATCGCGGACCGCCGCTCGTTCCTGCGGGGGGCACCCCTCTTCGTGCTGGTGTGGGTGGTGTCGCTGACCGCCTCGACCCACGTCACGGTGGTCGCCTACTTCGCGGCGTCCGCCGCGATCTGGTGGTGGGCGGGCATGCAGATCCAGCTGCTCGGCGTCACCGGAGCGGGTGGCGTGGTCCGGCCGCGGCACGCGGTCGCCGCCGCGCTCGCCGCCCTCCTGCTGGCGGTGCCGGTGTTTCTCGTGGTGCCGCGCCTGCGCTCGCCGTGGATCGCCGGCCGCGGCAGCATCCAGTCGGTGACCGGCTTCTCGAGCCGAGTCGAGCTCGCCGGGATCGGCTCGATCGCGCGCTCGCAGGAGCGGGCGCTGGTGATGCGCGCGGTGGACGGACGGCCGATCCAGCCGGGCTGGACCAGGCTGCGGGCCACCGGCTACGAGCGGGTGACCGTCGGCTCATGGGCGCCGCGGTCGGCCGACCGGCACCGGGAGCCGCTGGTCGGGGCGATCCGGATGGCAGAGGGCCCGGCCGACCGGCGCGCCGCGGTCGAGCTCGAGGTGACCCTCGATCGCCCGCACGAGTACCTGTTCCTGCCCGAGGGCACGGTCGAGGTGGAGGTGGACCGGCCGGTCCTGGTCGATCCGGCGGGCGGCCTGGTGCTGCGGTCGGAGGATGCCAGGCCGATGCGGTACACCGTCTGGGTCGGCGGCGGGGCCGAGCTGTGGCGGGACGATCCACCGCAGCGCGGCGGGCCCCGCTTCGAGGCGCTGCCCGAGGTGCGGGCGCTCGCCGAGCGGATCACCGGCGGGCTCGACAGCGCCGAGGACCGGGCGCGGGCGATCGAGGCCCACCTGCAGTCGAGGTACGCCTACTCGATGGCCGGCATGGGCCGGATCGGACCCGACCCCATGGCCTGGTTCCTGCTCCGCTCGCGGTCGGGTCACTGCGAGTACTTCGCGGGCGGCATGGTGGTCCTGCTCGACGCCCTCGACATCCCCGCCCGCATGGTCGGCGGCTTCAGCGGCGGCAGCATCGCCAGCGGCGGCGACCAGCTGGTGGTCCGCCAGTCCAACGCGCACACCTGGGTCGAGGTCTGGCTGGGGCCGCAACGCGGCTGGGCGACCTTCGACCCGACCCCGGCCGCCAACGTGCCGGGCCTCAGCGTCGGCCGGGCGCGCGACCGCCTTCGCTTCACCTGGGAGTGGCTGCAGGCGAGCTGGGACCGCTACGTCCTCACCTTCGGCATGGCCGAGCAGATGGACCTGCTGTCCGTGCTGGCTGAGCGGATCGTGGCGCCGCTCCTGGCCCACTGGCGCTCCGCGGCGATCGTCCTGGCCGCCCTGGCCGTCGCCATCGTGGCGGCCACAGCGGTCCACCGGCGGCCGCGCCGCAGCCGGCTCCGGGCCCCGGGCGCGGCGCGCAGCCCGGCAGCGCGCGCGATTGCCCGGCTGGTGCGCCTGCTCGAGCGTGGCGGGAGCCCGGTGCCGGCGGCCGCGACCGTGCGCCGGATCGGCCGCGCCGCGGCCGTCCGCTGGCCCGAGGCCGCCGGCCCGATCGGCGAGCTCGCCGACGCCGCCGAGCGCGAGCTCTACGCCGGCGGCCCCACTCCGGTCCGTGCGTTCGAGGTGCGGCGGGCGTGGTCGGAGCTGCGCCGCGCCATCCGCTCCTCGCGCGGCGCCTGA
- a CDS encoding nodulation protein NfeD: MRRAMIVGWLAVCAIAATAAAADVVHFRIEDTIQPASQRFIERALAEAELRQAALVVMELDTPGGLLDATRKITTAITGSDVPVAVFVAPAGARAASAGFFILLAADVAAMAPGTNTGAAHPVGGQGENLPEDVRDKATQDATAMIKAFAEQRRRNVELAIAAVKESASYTAEEAKTTGLVDVIADDLDDLLGKVSGTEVRRFDGSTQVLELGDPIIFRIEPTFADRLFSVLANPNVVYLLMALGALGLYVEITHPGGILPGAIGVVCLVVGLYSISVLPVSWAGVALIFVALMLFLLEVKVSSYGLLTIGGLICFVLGSLMLFDAPIPDMRVSLGVILPTAIVLAGVTAFLLNRVVRAHRLQPMTGEEGLVGEIGTALSDIDPTGKVLVHGEYWDARSGSAAIASGARVRVVAVGSKLIDVEPVTAAGEGSQ; this comes from the coding sequence ATGCGACGGGCCATGATTGTCGGCTGGTTGGCAGTGTGCGCGATCGCCGCGACCGCGGCCGCCGCGGACGTGGTGCACTTCCGGATCGAGGACACCATCCAGCCGGCGTCGCAGCGGTTCATCGAGCGCGCCCTGGCGGAGGCCGAGCTGCGCCAGGCGGCGCTCGTGGTGATGGAGCTCGACACGCCGGGCGGGCTGCTCGACGCGACCCGCAAGATCACCACCGCGATCACCGGCAGCGACGTGCCGGTGGCGGTGTTCGTGGCGCCGGCCGGGGCGCGCGCGGCGTCGGCGGGCTTCTTCATCCTGCTCGCGGCCGACGTGGCGGCCATGGCGCCGGGCACCAACACCGGTGCCGCCCACCCGGTCGGTGGGCAGGGCGAGAACCTCCCTGAGGACGTCCGCGACAAGGCCACCCAGGACGCGACGGCGATGATCAAGGCCTTCGCCGAGCAGCGGCGCCGCAACGTCGAGCTGGCGATCGCGGCGGTCAAGGAAAGCGCGTCGTACACTGCCGAGGAGGCGAAGACGACGGGTCTGGTGGACGTGATCGCCGATGACCTCGACGACCTGCTCGGCAAGGTGTCGGGCACCGAGGTGAGGCGCTTCGACGGCTCGACCCAGGTGCTCGAGCTCGGCGATCCGATCATCTTCAGAATCGAGCCCACGTTCGCCGACCGGCTGTTCTCGGTGCTCGCCAACCCCAACGTCGTCTACCTTCTGATGGCCCTCGGCGCGCTCGGGCTCTACGTGGAGATCACCCACCCCGGGGGCATCCTGCCGGGCGCCATCGGGGTCGTCTGCCTGGTGGTCGGCCTCTACTCGATCTCGGTGCTGCCGGTGAGCTGGGCCGGCGTGGCGCTGATCTTCGTCGCGCTGATGCTGTTTCTGCTCGAGGTCAAGGTCTCGAGCTACGGGCTGCTGACCATCGGCGGCCTGATCTGCTTCGTGCTGGGGTCACTCATGCTGTTCGATGCGCCAATTCCGGACATGCGTGTCAGCCTCGGGGTGATCCTCCCCACCGCGATCGTGCTCGCGGGGGTCACCGCGTTCCTGCTCAACCGTGTGGTACGCGCCCACCGCCTCCAGCCGATGACCGGCGAGGAAGGGCTGGTCGGCGAGATCGGCACCGCGCTCTCTGACATCGATCCGACCGGCAAGGTGCTGGTGCACGGCGAGTACTGGGATGCCCGGTCGGGTTCCGCCGCGATCGCCTCCGGTGCGCGGGTGCGGGTCGTGGCGGTCGGTTCGAAGCTCATCGACGTCGAGCCCGTGACGGCAGCGGGCGAAGGGAGTCAATGA
- a CDS encoding slipin family protein, translating to MGILGSGLGLAIFVLVFVIFKWINILNEYERGVIFRLGRVLKEAKGPGLVIVMWPIDRMVKVSLRTVVHDIPPQDVITRDNVSVKVNAVVYFRVMNPIKSVIEVENYIYATSQLAQTTLRAVLGEVELDDLLSKREALNLRLQTMIDQHSDPWGVKVSMVEVKHVDLPQEMQRAIAKQAEAEREKRAKIIHAEGEFVASQKLAEAANVMGANALTIQLRYLQTLTEISTENASTIVFPVPMRLFESFVGKPER from the coding sequence ATGGGAATCCTCGGATCCGGTCTCGGGCTCGCGATCTTCGTGCTGGTGTTCGTGATCTTCAAGTGGATCAACATCCTCAACGAGTACGAGCGGGGCGTGATCTTCCGCCTCGGGCGGGTGCTCAAGGAGGCCAAGGGCCCCGGCCTGGTGATCGTGATGTGGCCGATCGACCGGATGGTCAAGGTCAGCCTGCGCACGGTGGTGCACGACATCCCGCCGCAGGACGTGATCACCCGCGACAACGTGTCGGTCAAGGTGAACGCGGTCGTCTACTTCCGGGTCATGAACCCGATCAAATCGGTGATCGAGGTCGAGAACTACATTTACGCCACCTCGCAGCTCGCCCAGACCACGCTGCGCGCGGTGCTCGGCGAGGTCGAGCTCGACGATCTGCTGAGCAAGCGTGAGGCGCTCAACCTGCGGCTGCAGACGATGATCGACCAGCACTCGGACCCGTGGGGTGTCAAGGTGTCGATGGTCGAGGTCAAGCACGTCGACCTGCCGCAGGAGATGCAGCGCGCGATCGCGAAGCAGGCCGAGGCTGAACGCGAGAAGCGGGCCAAGATCATCCACGCCGAGGGCGAGTTCGTGGCCTCACAGAAGCTGGCCGAGGCGGCGAATGTCATGGGGGCCAACGCACTCACCATCCAGCTGCGCTACCTGCAGACCCTGACCGAGATCTCCACCGAGAACGCGTCGACGATCGTGTTCCCGGTGCCGATGAGGTTGTTCGAGTCGTTCGTCGGCAAGCCGGAGCGGTGA
- a CDS encoding SPOR domain-containing protein: MAPSYYVIELTARWLAALLVALALVMILAFVFGYGAAWSVLEHEARPAQPAAAAVAAGTPTPTPVELRVAPADPAPAATAWPLATATPEPVPTAAPEPEPEPTATTRPRPTEPPVETASGYWVQVLASSSPDTVAKAQATLQKQGFGADRQLVVRGEDGQGNELIKLRVGPFPDHASADRVAKRMQGSGFSGAWVVAP; encoded by the coding sequence ATGGCACCCTCGTACTACGTGATCGAGCTGACCGCGCGCTGGCTCGCAGCGCTGCTGGTGGCGCTGGCGCTGGTGATGATCCTCGCCTTCGTCTTCGGCTATGGCGCGGCCTGGTCGGTGCTCGAGCACGAGGCGCGACCCGCGCAGCCTGCCGCAGCGGCTGTGGCTGCCGGCACCCCGACGCCGACGCCGGTCGAGCTGCGGGTCGCGCCAGCCGACCCGGCGCCGGCCGCGACTGCCTGGCCGCTCGCGACCGCGACGCCGGAGCCGGTGCCCACCGCAGCGCCGGAGCCCGAGCCGGAGCCGACGGCGACGACGCGGCCGCGGCCGACCGAGCCCCCCGTTGAGACGGCGTCGGGCTACTGGGTGCAGGTCCTGGCGTCATCGAGCCCGGACACCGTCGCCAAGGCCCAGGCCACCCTCCAGAAGCAGGGCTTCGGGGCCGACCGCCAGCTCGTCGTGAGGGGCGAGGACGGCCAGGGAAATGAGCTCATCAAGCTGCGCGTTGGACCTTTCCCGGACCATGCTTCCGCCGATCGCGTGGCGAAGCGGATGCAGGGGTCCGGGTTCTCCGGCGCGTGGGTGGTGGCTCCGTGA
- the lipA gene encoding lipoyl synthase, with protein sequence MSFGGQVTNPILPDWIRGRKIRLGDLHDVKRRMRGGGLHTVCEEARCPNRTECFGRGTATFLINGRVCTRSCGYCSIAHGRPQAVDPDEPRQLAEAAVAMGLHHVVITAVDRDDLPDGGASGFVECVRRLKALEPTPTVEVLTPDFRGDPACVDRIVDAGPDVYNHNVETVPSQYRRVRRSGRYEWALEVLRRVTERSPAMLRKSGIMVGLGETRDEVVTVLADMAAAGCQVVTIGQYLQPTPDQVPVDRYWHPDEFADLEAAGRGLGLTVFAGPFVRSSYRAEEAFLRVIQR encoded by the coding sequence GTGAGCTTTGGCGGACAGGTAACCAACCCGATCCTCCCCGACTGGATCCGTGGCCGCAAGATCCGGCTCGGCGACCTCCATGACGTCAAGCGCCGGATGCGCGGCGGCGGGCTGCACACGGTGTGCGAGGAGGCGCGCTGCCCGAACCGGACCGAGTGCTTCGGCCGCGGCACCGCGACCTTCCTGATCAACGGCCGCGTCTGCACGAGGAGCTGCGGCTACTGCTCGATCGCCCACGGCCGGCCGCAGGCGGTCGACCCGGACGAGCCGCGCCAGCTCGCGGAGGCGGCGGTCGCGATGGGGCTTCACCACGTCGTGATCACCGCGGTCGACCGCGACGACCTGCCCGATGGCGGCGCGTCCGGCTTCGTCGAGTGCGTGCGGCGGCTCAAGGCCCTCGAGCCGACGCCCACGGTGGAGGTGCTGACGCCGGACTTCCGGGGCGACCCGGCGTGTGTCGACCGGATCGTCGACGCCGGGCCCGACGTCTACAACCACAACGTCGAGACCGTGCCGAGCCAGTACCGCCGGGTGCGGCGCTCGGGCCGCTATGAGTGGGCGCTCGAGGTGCTCCGCAGGGTGACGGAGCGCTCACCGGCCATGCTGCGCAAGTCGGGGATCATGGTCGGCCTCGGCGAGACTCGCGACGAGGTGGTGACGGTGCTCGCCGACATGGCGGCTGCCGGCTGCCAGGTCGTGACCATCGGCCAGTACCTGCAGCCGACGCCGGACCAGGTGCCGGTCGACCGCTACTGGCACCCCGACGAGTTCGCCGACCTCGAGGCGGCGGGCCGCGGCCTCGGCCTGACCGTCTTCGCCGGGCCCTTCGTGCGCTCCTCCTACCGCGCCGAGGAAGCCTTCCTGCGGGTCATCCAGCGCTGA
- the tmk gene encoding dTMP kinase, with protein MPRGWFITFEGGEGTGKSTQILRLAARLQERGREVVVTREPGGTALAEAVRALLLDPAHGPDGLTEIFLLEAARHDHVERVIRPALARGAVVLCDRFADSSWVYQGVVRGLGEEAVERLNELATGGVEPDLTLVLDMEPGAALGRARDRNSASASRESRLDDEPREFHERVRQGFHRLAERFPGRVRLIDANAAPDEVFRRVLAALPAELA; from the coding sequence ATGCCGCGGGGATGGTTCATCACGTTCGAGGGGGGAGAGGGGACCGGGAAGTCGACCCAGATCCTGCGCCTCGCCGCGCGGCTGCAGGAGCGCGGCCGCGAGGTGGTAGTCACCCGTGAGCCCGGCGGCACCGCGCTCGCCGAGGCGGTGCGGGCGCTGCTGCTCGACCCCGCCCACGGCCCCGACGGCCTGACCGAGATCTTCCTGCTCGAGGCGGCCCGCCACGACCACGTCGAGCGGGTGATCCGGCCGGCACTCGCGCGCGGCGCGGTGGTGCTGTGCGACCGCTTCGCCGACTCCTCCTGGGTCTACCAGGGCGTTGTGCGCGGGCTCGGCGAGGAGGCGGTCGAGCGGCTCAACGAGCTCGCGACCGGCGGCGTCGAGCCGGACCTGACACTGGTGCTCGACATGGAGCCGGGCGCGGCGCTCGGCCGGGCCCGCGACCGCAACTCGGCGTCGGCCAGCCGCGAGAGCCGCCTCGACGACGAGCCGCGGGAGTTCCACGAGCGGGTGCGGCAGGGATTCCACCGGCTGGCCGAGCGCTTCCCGGGCCGGGTGCGCCTGATCGACGCCAACGCTGCCCCGGACGAGGTCTTCCGGCGGGTGCTGGCGGCGCTGCCCGCGGAGCTCGCGTGA
- a CDS encoding HD domain-containing phosphohydrolase: MFFRSALAIPVSSSAPPAGGDAYLAMLTVLANAIEARNAHASGHTWRVGVLAQATARRLGLGKPDLQAVALGSVLHDIGEIGIPDGILTKPGPLTPEEEEQVMRHPSIGARLLRSVPALEHLVPLVLHHHERYDGTGYPHGLAENAIPFGARLLAAADALDAMTSDRPYRERLGPATAIAELEEGAGGQFDPDVVGALVEAYHAGELDCVLGPAAATGAAVPR, translated from the coding sequence GTGTTCTTCCGCTCCGCCCTTGCCATCCCGGTGTCGTCGTCGGCCCCGCCGGCGGGCGGAGACGCCTACCTCGCGATGCTGACCGTGCTCGCGAACGCCATCGAGGCGCGCAACGCCCACGCGTCCGGCCACACCTGGCGGGTCGGCGTGCTCGCGCAGGCGACGGCCCGCCGGCTCGGCCTCGGCAAGCCCGACCTGCAGGCGGTCGCGCTCGGCAGCGTGCTCCACGACATCGGGGAGATCGGCATCCCGGACGGGATCCTGACCAAGCCCGGACCGCTGACGCCCGAGGAGGAGGAGCAGGTCATGCGCCACCCCTCGATCGGCGCGCGCTTGCTGCGCAGCGTCCCCGCGCTCGAGCACCTGGTGCCGCTGGTGCTCCACCACCACGAGCGCTACGACGGCACCGGCTATCCCCACGGGCTGGCCGAGAACGCCATCCCGTTCGGGGCGCGGCTGCTCGCCGCCGCGGACGCGCTCGACGCGATGACCTCCGACCGGCCGTATCGGGAACGCCTCGGACCGGCCACCGCGATCGCCGAGCTCGAGGAGGGCGCCGGCGGCCAGTTCGACCCGGATGTCGTCGGCGCGCTGGTCGAGGCCTACCACGCCGGCGAGCTCGACTGCGTGCTCGGCCCAGCGGCGGCGACCGGCGCGGCCGTCCCGCGCTGA
- a CDS encoding radical SAM protein, protein MKPFRILFVNAVNPYVEAQNRYPALGLGYLIAMVRRELGDRVEPLLVEDGVEETIRAFKPQLLAISSVSQNYKLAMAYAKEGRRAGIPVVVGGYHITELPGSLTADMDVGVLGEGERAILELVELLLEHGSLPAAKLAGVRGIVYWDGGERVVTAPREVIGKSSRSLDELPMPDRSMMRVRPHSNMLTSRGCPYNCTFCASTRFWPNIRYFSPEYMIEEVKQLRDRYGVRYITFHDDLFIANVKRLEGFHELVLREGLPRQGFRFSCASSATRITDDMARMLKEMNFVSVSMGLESGNQEVLTRLKGRAFRVDINEQAVHTLHRHGIHPHASFIIGEPQETLDQMEETYRFIRRNPLSLVNIYVLTPLPGTPVWHDAKARGLVADDMDWDLLNISFELDWQRVILVSQAVTREELHRMYQRLRRLRLYKYARAIATHPFQMDLPEYGRAKAVEWAYRVRSALSTGGGPVNAGLKKAS, encoded by the coding sequence ATGAAGCCGTTTCGCATCCTCTTCGTCAACGCGGTCAACCCGTACGTCGAGGCCCAGAACCGCTACCCGGCGCTCGGGCTCGGCTACCTGATCGCGATGGTGCGGCGCGAGCTCGGCGACCGGGTCGAGCCGCTCCTCGTCGAGGACGGGGTGGAGGAGACGATCCGAGCCTTCAAGCCTCAGCTGCTCGCCATCTCGTCGGTGTCGCAGAACTACAAGCTGGCGATGGCCTACGCGAAGGAGGGACGGCGCGCCGGCATCCCGGTGGTGGTCGGCGGCTACCACATCACCGAGCTGCCGGGGTCGCTGACGGCGGACATGGACGTCGGCGTGCTCGGCGAGGGCGAGCGCGCGATTCTCGAGCTCGTCGAGCTCCTGCTGGAGCACGGCTCACTGCCGGCCGCGAAGCTTGCCGGCGTGCGCGGGATCGTCTACTGGGACGGCGGCGAGCGGGTCGTGACGGCGCCGCGCGAGGTCATCGGCAAGTCGAGCCGCAGCCTCGACGAGCTGCCGATGCCGGACCGCTCGATGATGCGGGTGCGGCCCCACTCGAACATGCTGACGTCGCGCGGCTGCCCGTACAACTGCACCTTCTGCGCCTCGACCCGGTTCTGGCCCAACATCCGCTACTTCTCGCCGGAGTACATGATCGAGGAGGTGAAGCAGCTGCGCGACCGCTACGGCGTCCGCTACATCACCTTCCACGACGACCTGTTCATCGCCAACGTCAAGCGCCTCGAGGGCTTCCACGAGCTCGTGCTGCGCGAGGGGCTGCCCAGGCAGGGGTTCCGCTTCTCGTGCGCCTCCTCGGCGACCCGGATCACCGACGACATGGCCCGCATGCTCAAGGAGATGAACTTCGTGTCGGTGTCGATGGGCCTGGAGTCGGGCAACCAGGAGGTCCTGACCCGGCTCAAGGGGCGCGCCTTCCGAGTCGACATCAACGAGCAGGCCGTCCACACCCTGCACCGGCACGGCATCCACCCGCACGCCTCCTTCATCATCGGCGAGCCGCAGGAGACGCTCGACCAGATGGAGGAGACCTACCGGTTCATCCGCCGCAACCCGCTGTCGCTGGTCAACATCTACGTGCTGACGCCGCTGCCCGGCACGCCGGTCTGGCACGACGCCAAGGCCCGGGGCCTGGTCGCCGACGACATGGACTGGGACCTGCTCAACATCTCGTTCGAGCTCGACTGGCAGCGGGTGATCCTGGTCTCGCAGGCGGTGACGCGCGAGGAGCTGCACCGGATGTACCAGCGGCTGCGCCGGCTGCGCCTCTACAAGTATGCCCGGGCGATCGCGACCCACCCCTTCCAGATGGACCTGCCGGAGTACGGCCGGGCCAAGGCGGTCGAGTGGGCGTACCGGGTGAGGTCGGCGCTGTCCACGGGCGGCGGCCCGGTCAACGCCGGACTAAAGAAGGCCTCCTGA
- a CDS encoding EAL domain-containing protein, translating to MTETHESGAASTLSEDVRSSLLELVEKGLADARHLRLLAAEGPTQLTSKSELLALLDERIGAAGLSVTAGTLTNLAVINQIYGFAVGDLLQDLTRSTTALVLRELDPDARVAQIAGAQFVILHGTTDQERVAATVRRLQQACNTVALNPLRRSVVPRVAMVSLEVPHDDGLDAAEVLKILGYSQLRSRPSHLEPVFLGRDVDHAHWRASLRQRELKASRITDALRREAVEIHFQPVVELTTRNLYNVEVLARIRTDEGLMAATEFIDSVYQLGEIVELDSQVFRRLGEVAPKVAGITGHLFVNVSPVSLLSSEFRELMSRTMDGLRAEGLGMVMVLELTEQAIVEHLDIIQELHRRHDVKFAVDDFGTGYSSIKTVSDLAVSKVISHLKLDGSLIRELGRSREAYKVVLAIANLARSLDLKVVAEHVESEAILDRLRTIGVELGQGKLFDMPLPLLGLVEEYSDRPASPAVVELERPPAEPIVPYLERALTMFYERLLASEHFRAFFRGDEPISDLVQRQRSSFIAALAEPDDVLQERCVALGRLHHRLGVPFPSLEAGAEILSEELMGVLAHAADSGSLIYRSALFFKRLRNLVARGYLDGLADREEPELLAALDAVSSAPAAADAPPLDWVRELLAAVRLDRPGAAPRAGLAPAAAAARGAVPPGPPLHPDAGPPIEQAYRRLHCDGVSLAHFLGRQQYAPVVLLYRQLHDRVMSLCRLLPPPVQGTGSRG from the coding sequence ATGACGGAGACTCACGAATCGGGCGCCGCATCGACGCTGAGCGAGGACGTCCGGAGCTCGCTGCTGGAGCTGGTCGAGAAGGGGCTCGCCGACGCCCGGCACCTGCGGCTGCTGGCGGCCGAGGGCCCCACCCAGCTCACCTCGAAGAGCGAGCTGCTCGCGCTGCTCGACGAGCGCATCGGCGCCGCCGGCCTGAGCGTGACCGCCGGCACCCTCACCAACCTGGCGGTCATCAACCAGATCTACGGGTTCGCGGTCGGCGACCTCCTCCAGGACCTGACCCGCTCCACCACCGCGTTGGTGCTGCGGGAGCTCGATCCCGACGCGAGGGTGGCACAGATCGCCGGCGCGCAGTTCGTGATCCTCCACGGCACGACCGACCAGGAGCGGGTGGCTGCCACGGTCCGCCGCCTCCAGCAGGCCTGCAACACGGTCGCGCTCAACCCGCTGCGCCGCTCGGTCGTGCCGCGGGTGGCGATGGTGTCGCTCGAGGTCCCCCACGACGACGGTCTCGACGCCGCCGAAGTGCTCAAGATCCTCGGCTACTCGCAGCTGCGGTCGCGGCCGTCGCATCTCGAGCCGGTGTTCCTGGGCCGCGACGTCGACCACGCCCACTGGCGGGCGTCGCTGCGCCAGCGTGAGCTCAAGGCCAGCCGCATCACCGATGCGCTGCGCCGGGAGGCGGTCGAGATCCACTTCCAGCCGGTGGTCGAGCTGACGACCCGCAACCTCTACAACGTCGAGGTGCTGGCGCGGATCCGCACCGACGAGGGCCTGATGGCGGCGACCGAGTTCATCGACTCGGTCTACCAGCTCGGCGAGATCGTCGAGCTCGACTCGCAGGTCTTCCGCCGGCTCGGCGAGGTCGCACCGAAGGTCGCCGGGATCACCGGCCACCTGTTCGTCAACGTGTCACCGGTCTCGCTGCTGTCGTCGGAGTTTCGCGAGCTGATGAGCCGCACCATGGACGGCCTCCGCGCGGAAGGCCTGGGGATGGTGATGGTGCTCGAGCTCACCGAGCAGGCGATCGTCGAGCACCTCGACATCATCCAGGAGCTCCACCGCCGGCACGACGTCAAGTTCGCGGTCGACGACTTCGGCACCGGCTACTCGTCGATCAAGACCGTGTCCGACCTCGCGGTCTCGAAGGTGATCTCCCACCTCAAGCTCGACGGGTCGCTGATCCGCGAGCTCGGGCGCTCCCGCGAGGCCTACAAGGTCGTGCTCGCCATCGCCAACCTCGCCCGGAGCCTCGATCTCAAGGTGGTGGCCGAGCACGTCGAGTCGGAGGCGATCCTCGACCGGCTGCGGACGATCGGCGTCGAGCTCGGCCAGGGCAAGCTGTTCGACATGCCGCTCCCCCTGCTGGGGCTGGTCGAGGAGTACTCCGATCGCCCGGCATCGCCGGCCGTGGTCGAGCTTGAACGCCCGCCGGCCGAGCCGATCGTGCCCTACCTCGAGCGGGCCCTCACGATGTTCTACGAGCGGCTGCTGGCGAGCGAGCACTTCCGGGCGTTCTTCCGCGGCGACGAGCCGATCAGCGACCTGGTGCAGCGACAGCGCTCGAGCTTCATCGCGGCGCTGGCCGAGCCCGACGACGTCCTGCAGGAGCGCTGCGTCGCCCTCGGCCGGCTCCACCACCGGCTCGGGGTGCCCTTCCCGAGCCTCGAGGCTGGTGCAGAGATCCTCAGCGAGGAGCTCATGGGTGTGCTCGCGCACGCCGCCGACAGCGGGAGCCTGATCTACCGGAGCGCCCTGTTCTTCAAGCGGCTGCGGAACCTGGTGGCGCGCGGCTACCTGGACGGCCTGGCGGACCGCGAGGAGCCCGAGCTGCTGGCCGCTCTCGATGCCGTCTCCAGCGCGCCGGCGGCAGCCGATGCCCCGCCGCTGGACTGGGTCCGCGAGCTGCTCGCGGCGGTCCGCCTTGACCGCCCCGGCGCGGCTCCGCGGGCCGGCCTGGCGCCGGCGGCAGCGGCGGCGCGGGGCGCCGTCCCGCCCGGACCGCCGCTCCATCCTGACGCCGGTCCTCCGATCGAGCAGGCCTACCGGCGCCTCCACTGCGACGGCGTGAGCCTGGCCCACTTCCTGGGCCGGCAGCAGTACGCCCCGGTGGTGCTGCTGTACCGGCAGCTCCACGACCGGGTGATGTCGCTGTGCAGGCTCCTGCCCCCACCCGTCCAGGGGACAGGATCCAGGGGCTAG